CAAGGGCCACTCAGGTTATTTCTAGATTACGGTGTGAGCCTGCATCCTAGGTCAATCGGATCACGGATTGCTGAGATGGAAAAGAATCCTGAAGTTATGTTCAGCCAGTGTGTCAAACAACATTCTTACCTAAGTAAAGTTTCGAAGTAGCAATGGACAAGTTTGCATTTCAAAGGAAACATGTATATCAATAATAACTAAAAGTATTGCAATGAAATGTCATATTAATAAGTTGATAACTAATAATAAGTGAAGAATGACAAaattaaaatattttcttaaatcCTCATTAAAAACTTTCATACAATTGTTACGAGTAAAGCCACATAAATTGACGACGACTCGCGAGCTTTAAAGCCATATAACTATTGTAATGAAAGATATATCCTTAGATGAATATATAGATACCGACTCTATTACATGgtcacaaaataaaaaaaaaggataCAACTATGTCGTATTATGATATGTATAGTAATGGGGGAACATGGGACAAAAAATAAATCCAATTGGTTTCAGACTTGGTACAACCCAAGGTCATCATTCCCTTTGGTTCGCACAACCAAAAAATTATTCTGAGGGTCTGCAAGAAGATCAAAAAATAAGAAATTATATAAAGAATTATGTACaaaaaaatatgaaaacatcTTCTGGCGTCGAGGGAATTGCACGTATAGAGATTCAAAAAAGAATCGACCTGATCCAAATCATAATCTATATGGGATTTCCAAAAATATTAATTGTAAGTCGACCCCGAGGAATCGAAGAATTACAGGTGAATTTACAAAAAGAATTTAATTCTGTAAATCGGAAACTTAACATTGCTATCACACGAATTGAAAAGCCTTATGGAAACCCTAATATTCTTGCAGAATTTATAGCCGGACAATTAAAAAATAGAGTTTCTTTTCGCAAAGCAATGAAAAAGGCTATAGAATTAACTTAACAAGCAGATACAAAAGGAATTCAAGTGCAAATTGCAGGACGTATCGACGGAAAAGAAATTGCGCGTGTTGAATGGATCAGAGAGGGTAGGGTTCCACTACAAACCATTCGCGCTAAAATTGATTATTGTTCCTATACAGTTCGAACAATCTATGGGGTATTAGGCATCAAAATTTGGATCTTTATAGAAGGGGAATAATAAACCTTTATTTCCCTTTGCATTCTATCCAGCGATGtaacaaaaaatgataaattagtttcttctttttcttttctgttCAATAAAAAAAATGAACAATAATAATTCTATTATAATTCTATAGGGTttaataaaaatttaatttaTCTTTTGATAAAATTGCTATGCTTAGTGTGTGACTCGTTGGTTTTTTGAGGGTTAGTATAAAAAAACAGCCCCATAgtataaaaatataaacaaataaCTATAGAAGTAATAACCAACTCATCACTTCGTATTATCTGGATCTAAAGAACCAATCAAGATATGATATATTGTTCATATTGTTGTAGCAACTGAAatcttttttattaaaaaatatgcTTCTAAGTTGTCAATCGAAATAAAAAAGAAAGGGTATGGATAACTGGAAGgatgagagaaagaaagaaaaaggatATTGATGATATATAATTCCAATATGTAAGGTCTATGAGTCATCTCAGAAAAAATCTGTGTAATAAAGCACCAATACGGATTCATCATTAAATGGATCTGCTCGTCGAACAAAAAATAAAGAGCTTCGAGCCAATAAAGACTAAGAATATTGACTCAAGAACTAATAGCTCCGTTGTAAAATTCAGACCTAACCATTAAGTAAGAAGCGATGGGAACGATGGAACCTATGAATTCAAAAGATTTTAGTGAAAATAAATTCGAATGATTCATTGATCGGGATGGCGGAACCGGCCAGAGACCAATTCATCTATTCGGAAAAGTTATGAACTAATGATAGAACTGAAATAGAAATTGAAAGAGTAAATATTCGCCCGCGAAAACTTTATTTTCTTGGATTGCTAAAATTGGGTCAACCCAATACGATAAAGAGTAAAACAAAAGAAAGATTTGTTTTAAGATTCTAAAAGATATAAATATAAGAAAAAAgagttatttaatatatatttaatatatttagatCTAGTTATCTATACAAACAAGATACACAAATGAATAATAGATTTGATCTAGATTAAATGAAATCAATGATTCAGTATATTACTTATTAAATACATGTGTTCTTCTTTTGCGAACACCCTACTTTGCATATTAATAATGGAAACTGAGGCTGCTATAACTGAGCTTTTAGTTGGTTTGAATTAGACTCGAAGATTTGATAATGCTAAAGCCCTGTTAAATTGTTTCATTTTCAAGAATTTGTAGCAGCATACCAGTTAAGCAAAAAGATTTATTTCCCTCTctcaatttgattttttttttttttggatggaTGGGTGATGTTCATGGCCATGGTATAGATTGCTACGTGTATTAATTGATTTAGAGCCTCATTCAgatgttgatttttttttcaaaggaGTGTTTGTAGTTTTGTTTTGAAGATGATTTTGTGATATCGAATGTTGGTTCAGGCCCCAATCAACTTACACTCAATACACTCACAAAAGAACACTTCGTAGACAAAGTTTATTTACCGGTACTGAGAGAAAATGAAAGGCTTTTGAACTCACTGTATATTTCAAAAGAAGGGTTACTTTATTCAATTAACTAAAACTAATATATATAACCATACAGTCTGCACGTGCGAATAAAAAAGGAATAAAATAATATTCTATCATAAATAATGGGTACATGAGTTGACCCACATTCATAAAACCCAACGTGCACTTTTCTCATCCATGAAACTCGGTCAATACTAGACCAAATCTTCAACAAGTTACGTACACTTCTGGTGCTAAATGACCCATCTACCCTTGGTTCATTTGCTTCCTTATCCGCAACCCACTGATCGAACTAAACCCATGACTCGTGACCTGTTGTAACTTGTGAACGAACCCGATTAACCCAACATCGAATAGCTAAAAGTTATCCAAGTTTTTTTAGGCTTTTGATGAATGATTACCAGCCAAACATTTTGTAGAAGCCCAATTTGCAACCCGGATATCCAAGTAACTCGAATCGTCTAACCAGAAACCCGTAAAACCCAAACCTGGCTAATCGAATAAAACAACCCGTTAACCCGTAAACGGATAAAACTAACCCAAATTACACCCCTATCAGCTATAGCCTTCCCCTTTTTGAGTAAATCAACGGGAACAGTCTAAAGCAGGTTGCATTTTTAAAATATGGCTAATCAGACAGTTGTATATCTACTAACAATGGTAACATGGGTCATACCCGGTTTAGGTCAAAACGAACTATTTAAGGAGGGTAATGTATCAAGTGACTTGTTAACACTTGCACTCAACTCTAATACAAGAATCATTTATATATTGTTTAAAGCAAGGATGTTAACATAATATAAAATGAGTGTGGTAGTCTAAAAAAACCTTTTCATCCTATTTGCTTGGGCTTAAGAGTCTGCTGCTGGTTGGTTGTAGGCTTCTGTCAAAGAAAGAATTTATTGATTTAGCGGATTAAAATGTGACACataataaagtaataaaccaTAGGTTGCATGCATATACTACTTGATTGGATTGGTAGTCGTCCTGCACGAGTTGAAACAGAATGATCACCCTAACTATATGAATCGAAATAAGTTTACCTTACCTTGATAAAAATAGTCTAATCGTCATCCACCAAGTTATAATTGATGTTCATTGCTTCAAAGTTGTTCAACAATGCTCGAATATGATGACACGTACAATATATAGGGGGAATCTTCAACCTAAAACCCCACTACCCAGGTTTGCATGATGCTACAATAGTGGAGATCATGGGAAAGAGTTGTGGAGATCATGGGCAGCAAAAGATGGAGCTATCAAAACTGTCGACAACTTCCCTCAACCGCCACAAGAGCGGTTATTTTAGTGAGTTTAAGTGGTTGAGATTTAATCTCAAACAAATCCAACGGTGGAGGTTAATTTGCAAAGTAGCTAGACTTAATGGGAACAATATATACATAGAAAAAGTGTAACGTACAATAGagcttatcgtacgatacgtacgcgatcatcccatgcaaatgaaatcgcatgtaaaaaaatggctagcatggggtaatgtgaaaattGGCATGGGGAgggtagatggacaaaatcgcatgtggaagatgaATATAGCATGTGAAAAAATGACTAggatggggtaatgtgaaaaatgacatggggtgtgtagatggacaaaatcacATGTGAaagattgaattcgcaccagatcgtacggctgagatgatcgcgtacgtatcgtacgataagcccTATTATACGTTAACtgacctctctctctctctctctctctctatatatatatatatatatatatataatacgttTTAGTGTCTATTTTTATGGATATTTTCAGTTGAAATATCTTTTAATCATTAAGcaattaaaaaaattcaaattcaGAATGTTAAAATCAGATTAAAAAAAACCACGAGGAAtcattttagtttaaaaaaaccATGAGGAATCATTTCTAGTTTAAGAGAAACTCCTGAAGTATTATTTAATAGTTAATGTGCCATATATGGTCAATCTAGAAACACTTGCACAATGCAAAAtatcatttaaaaaaaagaacCATCTTTTAGTGTGTCACTATAAATAACTTACCATGAACATTGTAACATGCCCATCAAATGGAGCTTCTCTATTTCTTTCTCTCTtccttcttcttcctcttcctgcTCCACGTCTCTGACGTTCACCGGAAGAGAAGACTCCCTCCGGGCCCGTTGCGGCTCCCCATCATTGGAAACATCCATCAATTACTTGGACCAAAACCACATAAAACCCTAGCCACCCTAGCAAAGAAACATGGTCCGCTTATGACCATCCAACTAGGCAGCATCACAACTGTGGTGGCATCCACACCCGATGCCGCTAGAGAGATTCTCCTACGTAAAGACGAGGTGTGCTCCAGTCGCCCCGTCCCAGACGCGGTCACCGCTTTAAAAAACCATGACATGGCTATGCTATGGATACCACCAAATGTAACATGGCAGACCCATAGAAAAGTCCTTAGAATGTATCTCACAAGCCAACATAACCTCGACACGCTCAAGAACGTCCGCGAAACCGTGGTGGAAGAAATGTTGGACTATATTCGTGTGTGCGCGAGGAAGAAAACAGCGGTAGACATCGGAATGATGGGGTTTGCTTTCTCATTGAACCAGCTTgcgaaaacatttttctcacaaaACATGACTAGCTATGAACCCGAGGATATTAGGCGGTTCCAGGAGGTTGTGGAGGCCGCGATGGAGATGATGGGGAAGCTTAACATAGTAGACATGTTTCCGGTTTTGAAACCGTTTGATCCACAGAATATAAGGCGGCGAGCGAAGGAGGCGTTTGTCTCGTTGGAAGAAATGGTAGAAGCTCCTCTAAATGAGAGGGTTAAACATCGAGATTCAAATCTGCCTAGGTTTGATGATGTGTTGGATTCAATGTTGGATTATAGTGAGGAGAATGAAGATGAGTTCAGTCTTAAACAAATCAAGATGTTACTTATGGTACTACTCACCCTTTTTGTTACATTTCTTCCCTATCTTATCATATTAGTAAATATATAATCTACATTTTTTTTAGGTGGTTTAGAGCACACCAAGTGTTTCTaggcttttttttttgttttaactaTTTGTACAAATAGGTAGAGAAATCATGGAAAAGCTAAGAAGGCATGAGAAGTTCACTCCTCTCTAAGACCACACGGAATGGGCGGGGAAATTCGGCGTTGGTCTCTCCACGTCGAGCACACCGGCCTGCGAACGGCGTGGAGGGCGGCGATTTGTGTGGGATGGCAACTTTTCCACCGTCATACACTACTAGAAATCTCGCAATTTCTGACCAAAATTTCCAACAAAACAAATTTGGTCGGAAAATTCCGGCCATTTTCCGACAGAATAccaacaaaaagaaaaaaacaaattttAGCGATATTTTTCGACAATTTACCAACCAAAAAAATATGGTCGGAAATTTGGAGGGAAGTTCTGaccataaaaaaataaaagaaaaaatatatgtAGTCAGAAAGTAGTCGgaaaagttaaataaataaaaaaatagaaaaacgtTTGCTATAGTTTTGTTTTCTAATTATTGTATATATTGTGTgagaatgtgtgtgtgtgtgtttgtgcatgtgtctatatgtgtgtatatgtCTTAGTGTATACAAGCAAGTTTTAAATAACCGATCTCGATAGTATACACATACGTCCGTATATGTATAATACGTATAAgttgataaaaaaaatatgtatgtaTAGTTATGGTGCGCAAAAGGGGGAATCGAAAAAAaacgtttaaaactcaaaaacgaaaattaaaaaaatggtcAGAAACTAGTTAGAAACTTCTGACCAAACATTTATATTATTGTTAGTTTTTGGTTTTTTAataaggggaatt
This is a stretch of genomic DNA from Helianthus annuus cultivar XRQ/B chromosome 16, HanXRQr2.0-SUNRISE, whole genome shotgun sequence. It encodes these proteins:
- the LOC110918534 gene encoding cytochrome P450 76AD1; this encodes MELLYFFLSSFFFLFLLHVSDVHRKRRLPPGPLRLPIIGNIHQLLGPKPHKTLATLAKKHGPLMTIQLGSITTVVASTPDAAREILLRKDEVCSSRPVPDAVTALKNHDMAMLWIPPNVTWQTHRKVLRMYLTSQHNLDTLKNVRETVVEEMLDYIRVCARKKTAVDIGMMGFAFSLNQLAKTFFSQNMTSYEPEDIRRFQEVVEAAMEMMGKLNIVDMFPVLKPFDPQNIRRRAKEAFVSLEEMVEAPLNERVKHRDSNLPRFDDVLDSMLDYSEENEDEFSLKQIKMLLMEVLVAGTDTIASSTTWIMSELLLNPHMLLKVREEVSHIVGEDGTIEEAKTLELPYLHAVIKETLRLHAGSPLLAPHITQTEVQIGNYVVPKNTRLLVNAWAVARDERYWENPSVFMPERFLKNKVDFKGQHFEFIPFGSGRRKCPGMPLAERMLSLIVASFVYHFDWDANEEVNMDDKFGLALLKATPLVVTPQVVTK